The following coding sequences are from one Hippopotamus amphibius kiboko isolate mHipAmp2 chromosome 9, mHipAmp2.hap2, whole genome shotgun sequence window:
- the CNGA4 gene encoding cyclic nucleotide-gated cation channel alpha-4 translates to MNQDSKVKTTESIPPAPPKARKCLPVLDPSGDPYYWWLNTMVFPVMYNLIIIVCRACFPDLQRGYLVAWLVLDYTSDLLYLLDIVVRFHTGFLEQGILVVDKGRISSRYVRTWSFFWDLVSLLPTDVAYVSLGPHIPTLRLNRFLRVPRLFEAFDRTETRTAYPNAFRIAKLMLYIFVVIHWNSCLYFALSRYLGFGRDVWVYPDPAQPGFERLRRQYLYSFYFSTLILTTVGDTPLPAREEEYLFMVGDFLLAVMGFATIMGSMSSVIYNMNTADAAFYPDHALVKKYMKLHHVNRRLERRVIDWYQHLQINKKMTNEVAILQHLPERLRAEVAVSVHLPTLSRVQIFQNCEASLLEELVLKLQPQTYSPGEYVCRKGDIGREMYIIREGQLAVVADDGVTQYAVLGAGLYFGEISIINIKGNMSGNRRTANIKSLGYSDLFCLSKEDLREVLSEYPQAQAIMEEKGREILLKMNKLDVNAEAAEIALQEATEARLRGLDQQLEDLQTKFARLLAELESSALKIAYRIERLEWQTREWPMPDQLVEADDEGEPGEGTSKDGEGRAGQEGPPGPE, encoded by the exons ATGAACCAGGACAGCAAAGTGAAGACGACAGAGTccatccctcctgcccctcccaaggCCAG GAAGTGTCTGCCTGTCCTGGACCCATCTGGGGATCCCTACTACTGGTGGCTGAACACGATGGTCTTCCCTGTAATGTATAACCTCATCATCATCGTGTGCAG AGCCTGCTTCCCTGACTTGCAGCGCGGTTATCTGGTGGCCTGGTTAGTGCTGGACTACACGAGTGACCTGCTCTACCTACTGGACATCGTGGTGCGCTTCCACACTG gaTTCTTGGAACAGGGCATCCTGGTGGTGGACAAGGGTAGGATCTCAAGTCGCTACGTGCGCACCTGGAGCTTCTTCTGGGACCTGGTTTCCCTGCTACCCACGGACGTGGCCTACGTGAGCCTGGGTCCGCACATACCCACGCTGAGGCTGAACCGCTTTCTGCGGGTTCCTCGCCTCTTTGAGGCCTTTGACCGCACGGAGACCCGCACCGCTTACCCGAATGCCTTCCGCATCGCCAAGCTGatgctttacatttttgttgtCATCCATTGGAACAGCTGCCTATACTTTGCCCTGTCCCGGTACCTAGGCTTCGGGCGTGACGTCTGGGTGTACCCCGACCCCGCTCAGCCTGGCTTTGAGCGGCTGCGGCGCCAGTACCTCTATAGCTTTTACTTCTCCACACTGATCCTGACCACCGTGGGCGACACACCGCTGCCAGCCCGCGAGGAGGAGTACCTCTTCATGGTGGGCGACTTTCTGCTGGCCGTCATGGGTTTCGCCACCATCATGGGTAGCATGAGTTCTGTCATCTACAACATGAACACTGCAGATGCAGCCTTTTACCCAGACCACGCCCTGGTGAAGAAATACATGAAGCTGCATCACGTCAACCGCCGGCTGGAGCGGCGAGTCATTGACTG GTACCAGCACCTGCAAATCAACAAGAAGATGACCAATGAGGTAGCCATCTTACAGCACTTGCCTGAGCGGTTGCGGGCAGAAGTGGCTGTGTCTGTACACCTGCCTACGCTGAGCCGGGTGCAGatcttccagaactgtgaggccaGCCTGCTGGAGGAGCTGGTGCTGAAGCTGCAGCCCCAGACCTACTCACCAGGCGAATATGTCTGCCGCAAGGGGGACATTGGCCGAGAGATGTACATCATCCGAGAGGGTCAGCTGGCCGTGGTGGCTGATGATGGTGTCACACAGTATGCCGTGCTTGGTGCGGGGCTCTACTTTGGGGAGATCAGCATCATCAACATCAAAG GGAACATGTCTGGGAACCGCCGCACAGCCAACATCAAAAGTCTAGGTTATTCGGACCTGTTCTGCCTGAGTAAGGAGGACCTGCGGGAAGTGCTGAGCGAGTATCCACAGGCCCAGGCCATCATGGAGGAAAAGGGTCGTGAGATCCTGCTCAAGATGAACAAGTTGGACGTAAATGCTGAGGCAGCTGAGATCGCCCTACAGGAGGCTACGGAGGCCAGGCTGCGAGGCCTGGACCAGCAACTTGAAGACCTGCAGACCAAGTTCGCTCGCCTCCTGGCTGAGCTGGAGTCCAGCGCACTCAAGATCGCCTATCGCATCGAGCGGCTGGAGTGGCAGACTCGGGAGTGGCCAATGCCAGACCAACTGGTCGAGGCCGATGATGAGGGCGAACCTGGGGAGGGAACGTCCAAGGATGGAGAGGGCAGAGCTGGCCAGGAGGGACCCCCAGGCCCAGAGTGA